A genome region from Hevea brasiliensis isolate MT/VB/25A 57/8 chromosome 7, ASM3005281v1, whole genome shotgun sequence includes the following:
- the LOC110639384 gene encoding transcription factor bHLH167-like has protein sequence MAPKNSSSRLQRNMKERIRRMRMKHLLAKLAPLVHPDPSKLSGPEVLDQATSHVKQLQGRIEELMNRRKEMQPTMKSSSARIPALNIRTRDTILEVNLITGLQKNFMLHEIINVLQEEGADIINFAYRSTCDSVLYSIRAQAISVRIGMEIPTIEERLKEVIY, from the exons ATGGCACCCAAAAATAGCTCATCTAGACTTCAGAGAAACATGAAAGAGAGAATTCGAAGAATGCGTATGAAACATCTCCTTGCCAAACTTGCTCCCCTCGTTCATCCAGATCCCTCCAAg TTATCAGGACCTGAGGTGCTGGATCAAGCCACCAGTCATGTGAAGCAGCTTCAAGGAAGAATTGAGGAGCTGATGAATCGAAGGAAGGAGATGCAACCTACCATGAAAAGCAGCTCAGCAAGAATACCGGCACTGAACATAAGAACCAGGGATACTATTCTTGAAGTGAATTTGATAACCGGGTTACAGAAGAACTTCATGTTACATGAGATTATCAATGTTCTTCAAGAGGAAGGAGCTGATATTATAAATTTTGCATATCGAAGTACCTGTGACAGTGTTTTATATTCAATTAGGGCACAG GCTATCAGTGTTAGAATTGGCATGGAGATTCCGACAATTGAGGAGAGGCTAAAAGAAGTGATTTACTGA